One window of Bacteroides sp. AN502(2024) genomic DNA carries:
- a CDS encoding alkaline phosphatase family protein produces MKGLLTSLITVLTFTGLQAQSLPAAPKLVVGLTIDQLRTDYLEAFSSLYGEKGFKRLWKEGRVFHNAEYTFSGVDRASAIAAIYSGTTPSVNGIISQRWMDVSTLRPVNSTDDMTFMGYYTDRTAAPTRLLTSTIADELKIATQGKGLVYAIAPDCDAALFAAGHAGNAAFWLNPNTGKWSGTTYYGEFPWWASQYNDRQAVDFRIAGMTWEPVFPRSMYTFLPDWRDMIFKYKFDDDRNNKYRHFIASPFVNDEVNALAEEALNKSSIGADDITDLLALTYYAGNYMHKSVQECAMEIQDTYVRLDRSIADLLEVLDKKVGLQHVLIFITSTGYTDSESPDSGVYKIPGGEFHLNRCAALLNMYLMATYGEGKYVEAHHNRQIYLNHKLLEKKELNLAEIQQKAAEFLMQFSGVNEAYSANRLLLGSWTPEIYKIRNGYHRKRSGDLVIDVLPGWTIVDENGGKNKVVRHSYVPSPLIFMGYSVKPDIIRTPVTIDHIAPTLAHFMRIRAPNACTSAPMTGLR; encoded by the coding sequence ATGAAAGGACTACTTACTTCCCTCATCACCGTACTGACTTTCACCGGGCTACAAGCCCAGTCGCTGCCTGCCGCCCCTAAATTGGTGGTGGGGCTGACCATCGACCAATTGCGTACGGACTATCTGGAAGCGTTTTCGTCACTGTATGGCGAGAAAGGATTCAAACGTCTTTGGAAAGAGGGAAGGGTGTTCCATAATGCCGAATATACCTTCAGCGGGGTGGACCGAGCCTCTGCCATTGCGGCTATTTACAGCGGCACGACGCCTTCCGTGAACGGAATTATTTCCCAACGCTGGATGGACGTCTCTACGCTCCGCCCCGTCAACAGCACGGACGACATGACATTCATGGGGTATTACACCGACCGGACTGCCGCCCCCACCCGACTACTGACTTCAACCATTGCCGACGAGCTTAAAATAGCGACCCAAGGCAAAGGGCTCGTATATGCCATCGCACCTGATTGCGATGCCGCACTTTTCGCGGCCGGACATGCCGGAAACGCTGCTTTCTGGCTCAATCCCAACACCGGGAAATGGAGCGGAACCACCTATTACGGGGAGTTTCCGTGGTGGGCAAGCCAATATAACGACCGGCAGGCGGTTGATTTCCGTATCGCCGGTATGACATGGGAACCGGTATTTCCTCGGAGTATGTATACTTTCCTGCCAGATTGGCGGGATATGATCTTCAAATATAAGTTTGATGACGACCGCAATAATAAGTACCGCCACTTCATCGCCAGCCCTTTTGTGAATGATGAAGTGAACGCGCTGGCCGAAGAGGCGTTGAACAAAAGTTCGATCGGCGCGGACGACATTACTGACTTATTGGCACTCACTTATTATGCCGGCAACTATATGCACAAATCCGTACAGGAATGTGCCATGGAGATACAAGACACCTACGTGCGTCTCGACCGTAGCATCGCCGACCTGCTCGAAGTGCTCGATAAGAAAGTGGGCTTGCAGCATGTACTTATTTTCATCACTTCCACCGGATATACCGACAGCGAATCACCCGATTCGGGGGTATACAAGATTCCGGGGGGGGAATTCCACCTCAACCGTTGCGCCGCCTTGCTGAACATGTACCTGATGGCTACGTATGGCGAAGGGAAGTATGTGGAAGCACATCACAACCGGCAGATTTACCTGAACCATAAGTTACTGGAGAAGAAGGAACTGAATCTGGCGGAGATACAACAGAAGGCGGCAGAGTTCCTGATGCAGTTCAGCGGGGTGAACGAAGCCTATTCGGCCAACCGCCTGCTACTGGGATCATGGACCCCGGAAATCTACAAAATACGTAACGGCTATCATCGCAAACGTTCGGGTGACCTCGTTATCGACGTTCTCCCCGGATGGACCATCGTCGACGAGAATGGCGGTAAGAACAAAGTGGTACGTCATTCCTATGTCCCTTCACCGCTGATTTTCATGGGATATTCCGTGAAGCCGGACATCATCCGGACGCCTGTCACCATTGATCATATCGCGCCTACACTGGCACATTTTATGCGTATCCGGGCTCCCAACGCCTGCACTTCTGCTCCTATGACCGGCCTACGGTAA
- a CDS encoding DUF4105 domain-containing protein, protein MKRFYSYIILSLFLLLLPTGQASANDNDSIRLSLLTCAPGEEIYSLFGHTAIRYENFSQGTDLVFNYGLFSFNTPHFILRFALGKTDYQLGVTDYERFAAEYAFLGRSVWQQTLYLTRDEGRKLVRSLQENYRPENRVYHYNFFHDNCATRPRDKILESITEKVVYPIAPLDSSCTFRSIVHEYCKGHPWARFGIDLCIGSEADQPITQQQTMFAPFYLMNIFNGIYISGKNYIRRLVASKELVVDATPAPDESSWMPTPLQCSLLLFILTAAATIYGIRRRTGLWGVDLFLFGMAGIVGCVLAFLALFSQHPAVSPNYLLWVFHPGQLLFLPYVVYCVRKGKRCWYLTLNLVVLTLFILLLRAIPQEIDFAVVPLALVLLVRSASHLIVTSKKR, encoded by the coding sequence ATGAAACGATTTTACTCATACATCATCCTCTCCTTGTTCCTGTTGCTTCTGCCCACCGGACAAGCATCTGCCAACGACAACGACTCCATCCGTCTGAGTCTGCTGACTTGTGCCCCCGGAGAGGAAATCTATTCCCTGTTCGGACACACGGCCATCCGTTATGAGAACTTTTCACAAGGAACTGACCTTGTATTCAATTACGGATTGTTCAGTTTCAACACGCCACACTTCATCCTCCGCTTCGCGCTCGGAAAAACGGACTACCAACTGGGAGTAACCGATTACGAGCGTTTCGCAGCTGAATACGCATTTCTCGGACGCAGTGTATGGCAACAGACACTCTATCTGACCCGTGATGAAGGGAGAAAACTAGTCCGTTCATTACAAGAGAATTATCGCCCGGAGAACCGGGTATACCATTATAATTTCTTTCACGACAATTGTGCCACCCGCCCCCGGGACAAGATACTGGAAAGCATTACAGAAAAGGTGGTTTACCCCATCGCTCCGCTAGATAGTTCCTGTACCTTCCGCAGCATCGTACATGAATATTGCAAAGGGCATCCATGGGCACGTTTCGGCATCGATCTCTGCATCGGAAGCGAAGCCGACCAACCCATCACACAACAGCAAACGATGTTTGCCCCTTTCTACCTGATGAATATTTTCAACGGCATATATATTTCCGGAAAGAACTATATTCGCCGGCTCGTAGCATCCAAAGAGCTGGTAGTCGATGCCACTCCCGCACCGGATGAAAGCAGCTGGATGCCTACTCCGCTCCAATGCTCGTTACTCTTATTTATACTGACAGCCGCCGCCACGATTTACGGCATCCGCCGGAGAACCGGATTATGGGGGGTCGACCTCTTTCTTTTTGGCATGGCGGGCATCGTGGGATGCGTCCTCGCCTTCCTCGCCCTCTTCTCCCAACACCCGGCAGTCAGTCCCAATTACCTGTTATGGGTGTTCCATCCGGGACAACTTCTGTTCCTTCCGTATGTGGTCTATTGTGTCCGAAAAGGGAAGAGATGTTGGTATCTGACCCTGAACTTAGTCGTTTTAACACTTTTTATATTGCTTTTACGCGCCATTCCGCAAGAAATCGACTTTGCTGTTGTACCTTTGGCACTCGTTTTGCTGGTACGTTCAGCAAGCCATTTGATTGTGACATCTAAAAAGAGATAA
- the secA gene encoding preprotein translocase subunit SecA, whose protein sequence is MGFNEFLSSIFGNKSTRDMKEIKPWVEKIKAAYPEIERLDNDALRAKTEELKKHIHESAAAERAKVEELKASIETLELEDREEVFAQIDKIEKEILEKYEKALDEVLPVAFSIVKATAKRFTENEEIVVTATDFDRQLAATKDFVRIEGDKAIYRNHWIAGGNDTVWNMVHYDVQLFGGVVLHKGKIAEMATGEGKTLVATLPVFLNALTGNGVHVVTVNDYLAKRDAEWMGPLYMFHGLSVDCIDRHQPNSDARRQAYLADITFGTNNEFGFDYLRDNMAISPKDLVQRQHNYAIVDEVDSVLIDDARTPLIISGPVPKGDDQLFEQLRPLVERLVEAQKVLATKYLSEAKKLIASNDKKEVEDGFLALYRSHKALPKNKALIKFLSEQGIKAGMLKTEEIYMEQNNKRMHEVTDPLYFVIDEKLNSVDLTDKGVDLITGNSEDPTLFVLPDIAGQLSELENQHLSNEQLLEKKDELLTNYAIKSERVHTINQLLKAYTMFEKDDEYVVIDGQVKIVDEQTGRIMEGRRYSDGLHQAIEAKERVKVEAATQTFATITLQNYFRMYHKLSGMTGTAETEAGELWDIYKLDVVVIPTNRPIARKDMNDRVYKTKREKYKAVIEEIEKLVQAGRPVLVGTTSVEISEMLSKMLTMRKIEHKVLNAKLHQKEADIVATAGLRGTVTIATNMAGRGTDIKLSPEVKAAGGLAIIGTERHESRRVDRQLRGRAGRQGDPGSSVFFVSLEDDLMRLFSSDRIASVMDKLGFQEGEMIEHKMISNSIERAQKKVEENNFGIRKRLLEYDDVMNKQRTVVYTKRRHALMGERIGMDIVNMIWDRCANAIENNDYEGCQMELLQTLAMETPFTEEEFRNEKKDKLAERAFNIAMENFKRKTERLAQIANPVIKQVYENQGHMYENILIPITDGKRMYNISCNLKAAYESESKEVVKAFEKSILLHVIDEAWKENLRELDELKHSVQNASYEQKDPLLIYKLESVTLFDAMVNKINNQTISILMRGQIPVQEAPDEQAARRVDVRQAAPEQRQDMSKYRENKHDLSDPNQQAAASQDTRERQKREPIRAEKTVGRNDPCPCGSGKKYKNCHGRNL, encoded by the coding sequence ATGGGATTTAATGAATTTTTAAGCTCGATTTTCGGAAACAAATCCACACGAGACATGAAAGAAATCAAGCCCTGGGTGGAAAAGATCAAAGCTGCGTACCCGGAGATTGAGAGACTGGACAACGATGCCCTCCGTGCCAAAACGGAAGAACTCAAAAAACATATCCATGAGTCGGCCGCTGCCGAACGCGCGAAAGTGGAGGAGTTGAAGGCCAGTATCGAAACACTGGAATTGGAGGACCGTGAAGAGGTCTTCGCACAAATAGACAAGATAGAAAAGGAGATTCTGGAGAAATATGAGAAAGCACTGGATGAAGTACTGCCTGTTGCTTTCTCTATCGTAAAGGCTACGGCCAAACGGTTCACGGAAAATGAGGAGATCGTGGTTACCGCTACGGATTTCGACCGCCAACTGGCTGCTACGAAAGACTTTGTACGCATCGAAGGGGACAAGGCTATCTATCGGAATCACTGGATAGCCGGTGGTAATGATACGGTATGGAACATGGTTCACTACGACGTACAGCTCTTCGGCGGTGTCGTTCTGCACAAAGGTAAGATTGCGGAAATGGCAACCGGTGAAGGTAAAACATTGGTGGCTACCCTCCCGGTATTCCTTAACGCGCTGACCGGAAACGGTGTGCATGTAGTGACCGTGAATGATTACCTCGCCAAACGTGATGCCGAATGGATGGGACCTCTGTATATGTTCCACGGTCTGAGCGTGGATTGTATCGACCGCCATCAGCCGAACTCCGACGCACGACGCCAGGCGTATCTGGCAGACATCACGTTCGGTACGAACAATGAATTCGGCTTTGACTACCTGCGTGACAATATGGCTATCAGCCCGAAAGATCTTGTGCAACGGCAGCACAACTATGCCATCGTCGATGAGGTCGACTCGGTATTGATTGACGATGCTCGTACGCCGTTGATTATCTCCGGTCCCGTACCGAAAGGTGACGACCAGTTGTTCGAACAACTCCGACCGTTGGTGGAACGCTTGGTGGAAGCACAGAAGGTATTGGCTACCAAATACCTCTCCGAAGCCAAGAAACTGATCGCATCCAACGATAAGAAAGAGGTGGAAGACGGATTCCTCGCCTTATACCGCAGCCACAAGGCATTGCCGAAGAACAAGGCATTGATCAAGTTCCTGAGTGAGCAGGGCATCAAAGCCGGTATGCTCAAAACGGAAGAGATCTACATGGAACAGAACAACAAGCGTATGCATGAGGTGACGGATCCGCTGTATTTCGTGATCGATGAGAAACTGAACAGTGTAGACCTGACGGATAAGGGGGTGGACCTGATTACCGGTAACTCCGAAGACCCGACCTTGTTCGTTCTTCCCGACATCGCCGGACAACTGTCGGAGCTGGAGAACCAGCACCTGAGTAACGAACAACTGCTCGAAAAGAAAGATGAGCTTCTGACAAACTATGCCATCAAATCGGAACGTGTACACACCATCAACCAGCTGTTGAAGGCTTACACGATGTTCGAGAAAGATGATGAATATGTGGTGATCGACGGACAGGTGAAGATCGTAGACGAGCAGACCGGACGTATCATGGAGGGGCGCCGCTACTCTGACGGATTGCACCAGGCCATCGAAGCCAAGGAACGGGTGAAGGTGGAAGCTGCTACACAGACTTTCGCCACGATTACTTTGCAGAACTACTTCCGTATGTATCACAAACTGTCTGGTATGACCGGTACGGCTGAAACGGAAGCCGGCGAGCTTTGGGATATCTATAAATTGGATGTAGTCGTTATCCCGACCAACCGTCCGATTGCCAGAAAGGATATGAACGACCGCGTTTACAAAACGAAACGCGAAAAGTATAAAGCTGTCATCGAGGAAATCGAGAAATTGGTGCAGGCAGGACGCCCGGTACTGGTGGGTACTACCTCGGTAGAGATCTCCGAGATGTTGAGCAAAATGCTTACCATGCGCAAGATCGAACATAAAGTATTGAACGCGAAGTTGCACCAGAAAGAGGCAGACATCGTTGCTACTGCCGGTTTGAGAGGAACAGTGACCATTGCTACCAACATGGCGGGTCGTGGTACCGACATCAAGCTAAGTCCGGAAGTAAAAGCGGCGGGCGGTTTGGCAATCATCGGTACGGAACGACACGAATCGCGTCGTGTAGACCGACAGCTGCGTGGTCGTGCCGGACGTCAGGGTGACCCGGGTTCTTCGGTATTCTTCGTGTCGTTGGAAGATGATTTGATGCGTCTGTTCTCTTCCGACCGCATTGCCAGTGTGATGGACAAGCTAGGTTTCCAGGAAGGTGAGATGATCGAGCACAAGATGATTTCCAACTCTATCGAACGTGCCCAGAAGAAGGTGGAAGAAAACAACTTCGGTATTCGTAAACGTCTGTTGGAATATGACGACGTGATGAACAAGCAGCGTACGGTGGTCTACACCAAACGTCGCCACGCTTTGATGGGTGAACGTATCGGCATGGATATCGTGAATATGATTTGGGACCGTTGCGCCAACGCGATCGAGAACAATGATTACGAAGGGTGCCAGATGGAATTACTCCAGACATTGGCGATGGAAACTCCGTTCACCGAAGAGGAATTCCGTAACGAGAAGAAGGATAAGTTGGCCGAGAGGGCTTTCAACATTGCGATGGAAAACTTCAAACGCAAGACCGAACGGCTGGCACAGATCGCCAACCCGGTTATCAAACAGGTATATGAGAATCAGGGACACATGTACGAGAACATCCTGATTCCTATCACGGACGGTAAACGGATGTACAACATCTCTTGCAACCTGAAAGCGGCTTACGAATCGGAATCTAAAGAGGTGGTGAAAGCGTTCGAGAAGTCAATCTTGCTCCACGTCATCGACGAAGCATGGAAAGAGAATCTCCGCGAACTGGACGAACTGAAACATTCCGTACAGAACGCAAGCTACGAACAGAAAGACCCGCTGTTGATTTATAAACTGGAGTCTGTGACTCTGTTTGACGCGATGGTGAACAAGATCAACAACCAGACTATATCTATCTTGATGCGCGGACAGATTCCTGTACAGGAAGCTCCCGACGAACAGGCTGCACGACGCGTGGACGTACGTCAGGCTGCTCCTGAACAGCGTCAGGATATGAGCAAGTATCGCGAAAACAAGCATGACTTGAGTGACCCGAACCAGCAGGCTGCTGCCAGCCAGGATACCCGTGAACGGCAGAAGCGTGAACCGATCCGTGCAGAGAAGACTGTGGGACGTAACGATCCTTGTCCATGCGGAAGTGGCAAGAAGTATAAGAACTGTCACGGTAGAAACCTTTGA
- a CDS encoding Panacea domain-containing protein, with protein MKTNLNIKSIAEFTLLCLFENGVSVCPLKLQKILYYIQAWHMVYFDKKLLFDERPEAWVNGPVYRSIYNQYKNIGIYDQITPEQIDIEGNLEKKKKELDLDNDQLEFLESIFQFYGTMSHDKLVFLTHSEKPWSEKREGLNPFEYSNEEISLETMYSYYKSRLDSKKRKQ; from the coding sequence ATGAAAACCAATTTAAATATAAAATCCATCGCAGAATTTACATTACTATGTTTATTTGAAAACGGAGTATCTGTATGCCCTTTAAAATTACAGAAGATATTATATTATATTCAAGCATGGCATATGGTTTATTTCGATAAAAAATTATTATTTGACGAAAGACCGGAAGCGTGGGTTAATGGCCCTGTATATAGAAGTATATATAATCAATATAAAAATATTGGCATATATGACCAAATAACTCCAGAACAAATTGATATCGAAGGAAACTTAGAAAAGAAGAAAAAAGAATTAGATTTAGATAATGACCAACTTGAATTTTTAGAATCAATATTTCAATTTTACGGGACAATGAGTCATGACAAATTGGTATTCTTAACACATTCAGAAAAGCCATGGAGCGAAAAAAGAGAAGGGCTAAATCCGTTTGAATATTCAAATGAAGAAATTTCGTTAGAAACAATGTATAGCTATTATAAAAGTAGACTGGATTCTAAAAAAAGAAAACAATAA